In a single window of the Rhineura floridana isolate rRhiFlo1 chromosome 3, rRhiFlo1.hap2, whole genome shotgun sequence genome:
- the PSMB8 gene encoding proteasome subunit beta type-8, which translates to MALLDVCGVERGGWDWNPLRGGDAATQPGGVGHYAFGVREPRIAVPHGRQPCEFLQTHCEGGDDGERIKLAHGTTTMAFTFQHGVIVATDSRASAGKYISTKLCNKVIEINPYLLGTMSGCAADCQYWERLLAKYCRLHYLRNNERISVSAASKLLANMLAEYRGMGLSVGSMVCGWDKKGPGLYYIDDNGVRLGGPLFSTGSGNTYAYGVLDSGYRPDLSVEEAYDLGRRAISYATHRDAYSGGMVNMYHMKEDGWIRVGRTDVSELLHQYAEAKK; encoded by the exons aTGGCTCTTCTGGACGTCTGCGGAGTGGAGCGCGGCGGCTGGGACTGGAATCCGCTCCGAGGAGGAGACGCCGCCACGCAGCCGGGGGGAGTCGGGCATTACGCCTTCGGGGTGCGGGAGCCCCGGATCGCTGTGCCCCACGGGAGGCAG CCCTGTGAGTTCCTGCAGACCCATTGCGAGGGCGGCGACGATGGGGAACGGATCAAGCTGGCCCACGGCACCACCACGATGGCCTTCACTTTCCAGCACGGCGTGATCGTAGCCACCGACTCTCGGGCATCGGCTGGCAAATACATCA GCACCAAGCTGTGCAACAAAGTGATTGAGATCAACCCCTACTTGCTTGGCACCATGTCTGGGTGTGCGGCTGATTGCCAGTACTGGGAACGGCTCCTGGCCAAATACTGCAG ACTGCACTACCTGCGCAACAATGAACGGATCAGCGTCTCAGCGGCCTCCAAGCTCTTGGCCAACATGCTGGCGGAGTACCGGGGGATGGGGCTGTCCGTGGGCAGCATGGTGTGTGGATGGGACAAGAAG gGTCCTGGCCTATACTACATAGACGATAACGGGGTGCGCCTGGGCGGCCCCCTCTTTTCCACGGGAAGTGGAAACACTTATGCCTACGGGGTGCTGGACAGCGGGTACCGCCCCGACCTCAGCGTGGAGGAGGCCTACGACCTCGGCAGAAGGGCCATCTCGTACGCAACTCACCGCGATGCCTACTCGGGCGGCATGGTGAACA TGTATCACATGAAGGAAGATGGCTGGATCCGGGTCGGGCGTACGGACGTCAGCGAGCTGCTCCACCAGTACGCAGAGGCCAAGAAATGA